The region AAAGCGAATGAGAAAACTGAATCCTTATGAAACAATTTTTGGATATAAATTTTTAAAGGTAAATGATTATTATGTTTATGAAAATTCAAATAAAATGAAGCAGTATGTTTCTGAACTTGTTAAAAAATATGTAAATGATGATAAAATATTTTAGTACTTTGAAGGTACAAGTATTTTTTCACCTATGTATATAAAACTGTTTATATTGTTTATTTTTCTAATTAGCCTTGCTGTTCTCCAGGGATTGCAACCTGGCATACAAAGAGTAGCTATAGTTAATAAAGAATCACCTTCTCTTACTATGTATGTTATTAATTCTGATTTTTTTAATAATATGCATTCATAAATTATTGGCAGCAATATCAGGATAATTGAAATTGCTATTGTTAGCATAAATAAAAATATATATGTTAAGTAATGATGATATTTGCTTTTGAAGCAATCACAAATAATACCACTCTCAAGTAAAAATATTGAAAAAAGCGCCGTGTTAATAGTATGTATTTCTTCAGGCGTTTTTTTGTTGTACAGTTTTTTTATTAAAGTTAAACTGAATTTATTCATTGTATTACCACCTGATTTTAAATTGTTTCCAAAATACTATTACTTTTCTTAGAATAAAGGCAAGGTAAGTTTTTCTACGCTTCTCTACGAAAAATACATTAACCTATTTAAAAATCAAATAATATAGATGTCAAAGTAAATCTGTATAGTTTACACCTAAAATTCCTTCGTTACGGAGGAATTTTTTTTATGTTACGAATTAATGTTAGTTTGCATTATTTATTATTGACATAAATAAAATTTGTATGAGTAAAAAAATGGTAATAACGTTGAATATAAAAATTAAAATTGGAAATAAATTTAAATAGATATTAAAGTAAATCAGCTGTTTACTAATTGAATTTATATAACTGAACGGAGTGATATTATGAAGAAAAAATTTTTAATGGTAATTGTACTTATAATTTTTTATGTAGTTTTTATGGGAGCAAATTATGTTTTAGCATACACAAATTCAAATGAGGATGTTATTCAAAAAAATATAGCTAAAAAGGTTATAAGGTTTCATGTTCTTGCAAATAGTGATTCTGATAGTGATCAAAGTTTAAAATTAAAAGTAAGAGATGCAGTTATAAATTATATGAGACCTAAGCTTGAAAATTGCAAAAATATAAATGAATCCAGAAAAATTTTAATGGACAATAATTATAATATAAAAAAGTTAGCTAATGGCGTTGTGAAACAAAATGGATATAGTTACAATGTCAATACTGAACTTTCAGAAGTTAATTTTCCAGTAAAAAGTTATGGAAATATAGTTTTACCAGAGGGGAAATATGAAGCGTATAGAGTACTTATAGGACAAGCTAAAGGGCATAATTGGTGGTGTGTGATGTTTCCGCCTTTATGTTTTACGGATATAACGAGGGGAGAAATTGAAGAGAAGAAGACTGATTCAGAAATGCGAAAGGTGCTGACACCTGAAGAATATAAGGTAGTTTACAATTCAAATAAAAATTCAAAAATTCAAGTGAAATTTAAAATTGTAGAGGAAATAAAAAAGTTAGTTAAAAAATTAGATGATTGAAATTGAAAACAATGCAGGTTAGCTTTGGTAGTCTGCATTGTTTTTCTGTGATTTTGAATTATTAATTATTGATACTAATAAATCACATATATCTTTTCCACTTGAAGGTTTTGAAAATTTTCTACAGTTATTTTTCATATTTTCAAGTAAAACTGGGTTAGAAATTAAATTTTCTATGGATTCGAGATAATTCTTACTGCTTGTTAAGCTTATTGCAAGATTATGCTTTAATAAGAAATCTTCATTTTTTTCCTCTTGACCAGGTATAGGTGAAAACAGTACTAGCGGTATTTGGCAAATTAGGGCTTCAGTAATTGTAAGCCCACCTGGTTTAGTAAGAAGTAGATCGGATGCTTGCATATATTTATTGACATCTTTAGTATACCCTAGTATTCTTGTTTCCACATTTGAGGTTTCTTGCATTTCAAGTAATTTTGAGTATAATTTTTTGTTATTTCCTGTTATTATTATAATTTGAATATTTGCAGTGGATTTTGAAATTTCCTCATAAATATTTTCTATTTTTCCTATTCCAAGACTTCCACCCATTATTAATATTGTTTTCTTATTTAAAGATAAATCAAGTTGACTTAAAGTTTTTCTTTTATCAAACTTCTTCATAAAATCCGGATCAACTGGTATTCCAAAATCATAAATAGAATCTCTATTAACACCTCTATTAACCATCTCATCAACCATATCAGAATTTGATACTATGTATGAATCAACTTGAGGTCTTATCCAAAAGCTGTGGGGTGAATAATCTGTAAGTATACAAGTCATAGGTACTTTTAAAGATTCTTTTGTTTTTAATATAGAAATCATCTCTATTGGAAAGGGATGTGTGCATACAATTATATCTGGATTGAATTCTTCAATTAATGGTATAAGTTTATATGCTACAAGTTCATTTAGTTTGTTGCTTAAAGTAGCAAGATTATCGTCTTTTTCAGTAAAATTATAAAGTTTGCCGAATAATGAAGGAGAAATCTTTAAAGTTTTCAAATATCCACCTATAATTACCTTATCCAGAAAAGGATTTAGATATTTAATAGTATCCAGCACTTTAACTTCGGAATTTTCTTCATACTTTGTTATGTATTTTTTTAGTGCGAAAGCAGCATGAATATGTCCACCGCCGGCTGAAACCGAAAGAATTAAAAATTTCATTATTATTTCACCTTTCAATAAAGGGTTACCGTACTAGAGCTTAAGTTATTCATTTTTCAAAATGCTAATCTTCATGGCATTATGATATATGTATAACTTAAAAGGAGGCAATCCTGTAATTAGTCTTAAAATAAATGCTAAATATATAAAAATATAATTTTTGTTATATAAAATCTACAAGTGATTATTGCAGAAATAATTAACGCACCTTTAATTATATATAATATAGCATGAATTATAAATACTTTTTAACATTATTTATTGAAAATTAGTATTTATTAAGTATATTATTTTCGAAAAAAAGAAAACTATAGCTATAATATATTAAAAATAATAGGAGTGGATTAATAATGAAAAGCAGTACTAAAAGAATTATATATACATTAGTAGTATCGCTTATAGTGGTCTTTTCCACTACTTTTGCCATATTAATGACTTTGGAAAGAACAGATTACAGAAACTATCTTCAAGGAGAATATGATAAAAGTATGTATCAACTTATAGATGCGGTAGAGAATATAGGATCAAATCTTTCAAAGGTTCCGGTACTTGGCTCACGTGAACAAAATATTTTAGCCTTGGGACAGATATACAGATATTCTACGGTAGCTAATGATAAGCTTCATTCTTTACCAGTAGCACAACAGCAACTTGAAGGTACAAGTAAGTTTGTAACACAGGTTGGAGATTTTTGTTATGTCCTTGGAAATAAGGTAACTAAAGGAGAACAGTTAAGTGATTCTGATATAGGTCAGATTGAAAAGCTCAAAAATGAATCCTTGAGTTTGGAAAATCAACTAAAAGCCGTTCAGAGTGATATATCACAAGGAAAGGTTAAGTGGGGTGAAATAAGGAAAAAAGTTAGTGGAGTTTTAGCTTCTAACAAAGGTGATAATGCATCAGATAAATTTGTAGATATTCAAAAACAGGCAGTACAATATCCAGCACTTATATATGACGGACCTTTTTCGGATAATAATCTTGAAATTACACCTAAAGTTAACTCTATGAAGGAAGTAAGTGTACAGCAAGCTGA is a window of Clostridium pasteurianum DNA encoding:
- a CDS encoding LysM peptidoglycan-binding domain-containing protein, with the translated sequence MNKFSLTLIKKLYNKKTPEEIHTINTALFSIFLLESGIICDCFKSKYHHYLTYIFLFMLTIAISIILILLPIIYECILLKKSELITYIVREGDSLLTIATLCMPGCNPWRTARLIRKINNINSFIYIGEKILVPSKY
- a CDS encoding MGDG synthase family glycosyltransferase; the protein is MKFLILSVSAGGGHIHAAFALKKYITKYEENSEVKVLDTIKYLNPFLDKVIIGGYLKTLKISPSLFGKLYNFTEKDDNLATLSNKLNELVAYKLIPLIEEFNPDIIVCTHPFPIEMISILKTKESLKVPMTCILTDYSPHSFWIRPQVDSYIVSNSDMVDEMVNRGVNRDSIYDFGIPVDPDFMKKFDKRKTLSQLDLSLNKKTILIMGGSLGIGKIENIYEEISKSTANIQIIIITGNNKKLYSKLLEMQETSNVETRILGYTKDVNKYMQASDLLLTKPGGLTITEALICQIPLVLFSPIPGQEEKNEDFLLKHNLAISLTSSKNYLESIENLISNPVLLENMKNNCRKFSKPSSGKDICDLLVSIINNSKSQKNNADYQS
- the ypeB gene encoding germination protein YpeB; this translates as MKSSTKRIIYTLVVSLIVVFSTTFAILMTLERTDYRNYLQGEYDKSMYQLIDAVENIGSNLSKVPVLGSREQNILALGQIYRYSTVANDKLHSLPVAQQQLEGTSKFVTQVGDFCYVLGNKVTKGEQLSDSDIGQIEKLKNESLSLENQLKAVQSDISQGKVKWGEIRKKVSGVLASNKGDNASDKFVDIQKQAVQYPALIYDGPFSDNNLEITPKVNSMKEVSVQQAEDEVKKAIGADRISSIERASDGRIDIPVYEFNVSLKGRTDKGSKINCQVTKHGGRVLSLLDNKKVTKSSVNMKMALDIGKSYLSSLGYKDMMPTYFLDYDNIGTISYISTKNNVSIYPDMIKLKIALNDGNIVGVEADKYLKAHDDNRVIGTPKISQDTAKQRVGKRLNISSVKLAVVPTETNKEVLTYEFVGRYNGDEFVEYIDANTGYEVKVLQIRNTPNGKLTM
- the spoIIR gene encoding stage II sporulation protein R, giving the protein MKKKFLMVIVLIIFYVVFMGANYVLAYTNSNEDVIQKNIAKKVIRFHVLANSDSDSDQSLKLKVRDAVINYMRPKLENCKNINESRKILMDNNYNIKKLANGVVKQNGYSYNVNTELSEVNFPVKSYGNIVLPEGKYEAYRVLIGQAKGHNWWCVMFPPLCFTDITRGEIEEKKTDSEMRKVLTPEEYKVVYNSNKNSKIQVKFKIVEEIKKLVKKLDD